In Sphaeramia orbicularis chromosome 1, fSphaOr1.1, whole genome shotgun sequence, a genomic segment contains:
- the tmem187 gene encoding transmembrane protein 187 → MKSALLHVSVTFVACVAVANTGLFDEVKVDLTYDHYAEKPVDYLPGFLAMPFNSLVNLGYAFVGLFWLLRPRGIKEPTSSRYLRDVFAFMALFYAPVQWTRLAVLQRAPAVLDQWFTLPIFAWVPVWIGFIESGPARWRASHAALLELVSLLSYGLALMHEWGFEVALGGHVALAVYKGVRVQLRHGDARTLKYLVLAMVSCSGFVVLKLLDHWLAQYRLFQRVTGHFWSKVCDVLQFHYSFCFLTTLTQKTQDKAYGS, encoded by the coding sequence ATGAAGTCAGCTCTGCTCCACGTGTCGGTGACATTCGTGGCCTGCGTCGCTGTGGCGAACACTGGCCTGTTCGATGAGGTGAAAGTGGATTTAACGTATGACCATTACGCAGAGAAACCGGTGGATTATTTACCGGGTTTCCTGGCGATGCCCTTCAACTCCCTGGTCAACCTGGGGTATGCCTTCGTGGGGCTCTTCTGGCTGCTGAGGCCCAGAGGCATAAAGGAGCCCACTTCCAGTCGTTACCTGAGGGACGTGTTCGCCTTCATGGCTCTGTTTTACGCACCTGTGCAGTGGACGCGCCTGGCCGTGCTTCAGCGCGCTCCCGCCGTGCTGGACCAGTGGTTCACTTTGCCGATTTTCGCGTGGGTTCCGGTGTGGATCGGCTTTATAGAGAGCGGGCCGGCCAGGTGGAGGGCATCCCACGCGGCTCTACTTGAGCTGGTGTCCCTCCTCAGCTACGGCCTGGCACTAATGCACGAGTGGGGCTTTGAGGTGGCTCTGGGCGGGCACGTCGCGCTCGCGGTGTATAAGGGTGTCCGCGTGCAGTTGAGGCACGGGGACGCGCGTACGCTGAAGTACCTGGTCCTGGCCATGGTGTCCTGCTCCGGGTTCGTGGTCCTGAAGCTGCTGGACCACTGGCTCGCGCAGTACCGGCTCTTCCAGCGGGTCACCGGACACTTCTGGTCCAAGGTGTGCGACGTCCTGCAGTTTCACTACAGCTTCTGCTTCCTGACAACTCTGACCCAGAAAACACAGGACAAGGCCTATGGATCTTGA